The Stappia sp. genome window below encodes:
- the nusB gene encoding transcription antitermination factor NusB, with the protein MSDPSPAAPDSGPRPANKRGAARLAAVQALYQMDVGGAALSDVLAEFEAFRLGAELDGEQYRDADPAWFRDLVKGVVAEQRRLDPVVNQALVADWPLKRIDTTLRAILRVATFELLHRKDVPARVVINEYIDVARAFYDGDETRMVNGVLDRLAREHRPEDFS; encoded by the coding sequence ATGAGCGACCCAAGCCCGGCCGCGCCCGACAGCGGTCCGCGCCCCGCCAACAAGCGCGGAGCCGCGCGACTGGCCGCCGTTCAGGCGCTCTATCAGATGGATGTGGGCGGCGCGGCGCTGTCCGACGTGCTGGCCGAGTTCGAGGCGTTTCGCCTCGGCGCGGAACTCGACGGCGAACAGTATCGCGACGCGGACCCGGCGTGGTTCCGCGACCTGGTGAAAGGCGTCGTCGCCGAACAGCGCCGCCTCGATCCGGTCGTCAATCAGGCGCTGGTGGCCGACTGGCCGCTCAAGCGCATCGACACGACCCTGCGCGCAATCCTGCGCGTCGCCACCTTCGAGCTGCTGCATCGCAAGGATGTGCCGGCGCGCGTCGTCATCAACGAATATATCGACGTCGCCCGCGCCTTCTACGATGGCGACGAGACGCGCATGGTCAACGGCGTTCTGGATCGTCTGGCGCGCGAGCACCGGCCCGAGGATTTCTCCTGA
- a CDS encoding MFS transporter — MTATVSAEETLIDDRLARRNAVLLACAQALGGASASIVIASASLVGAGLLGADKSLATLPVSSFVLGTALGTLPAGAIMHRFGRRVGFVGSAALGVVAGLASAYAIFVASFALFCFAVMASGAVSAFVQQYRFAAADTASDTFRPKAISFVLAGGVAAGVIGPQTVILTADWFDPILFAGTYVAQAGLALVSMAILAFLSIPRPPRGPVAEGARRPLGRIMAQPRFIVSAACAITSYALMSLVMTATPLAMIACGLTQTDAAHAIQWHVIAMFGPSFFTGHLIARFGRERIVAVGLALLAGCAVVALMGVDVANFWIALILLGVGWNFGFIGATAMLTDVYRPAERATVQSVNDFLVFGFVAAASFSSGALLHAFGWATVNLLVFPFTALSIGLLVWLVWFERERAPV, encoded by the coding sequence ATGACCGCGACCGTCTCCGCCGAAGAAACGCTGATCGACGACCGCCTCGCCCGGCGCAACGCGGTGCTTCTGGCCTGCGCGCAGGCGCTTGGCGGGGCCTCCGCCTCCATCGTCATCGCCTCGGCGTCGCTGGTCGGGGCCGGGTTGCTGGGCGCGGACAAGTCTCTGGCGACGTTGCCCGTGTCCAGTTTCGTGCTCGGCACCGCGCTCGGCACGCTGCCGGCCGGCGCCATCATGCACAGGTTCGGGCGCCGGGTCGGCTTCGTCGGATCTGCGGCGCTCGGCGTCGTGGCCGGGCTCGCCTCGGCCTATGCGATCTTCGTCGCCAGTTTCGCGCTGTTTTGCTTCGCCGTGATGGCGAGCGGGGCGGTCAGCGCCTTCGTGCAGCAGTATCGCTTCGCCGCGGCCGACACGGCGAGCGACACGTTTCGGCCGAAGGCGATTTCCTTCGTGCTGGCCGGCGGCGTCGCCGCCGGTGTCATCGGGCCGCAGACGGTGATCCTCACCGCCGACTGGTTCGATCCGATCCTCTTCGCCGGCACCTATGTGGCGCAGGCCGGTCTGGCGCTGGTCAGCATGGCGATCCTGGCCTTCCTCTCGATCCCGAGGCCGCCGCGCGGTCCGGTCGCTGAGGGCGCGCGCCGGCCGCTGGGGCGGATCATGGCGCAGCCGCGCTTCATCGTTTCGGCCGCCTGCGCAATCACCTCCTATGCCCTGATGAGCCTGGTGATGACCGCCACGCCGCTCGCAATGATCGCCTGCGGCCTGACCCAGACCGATGCGGCGCATGCGATCCAGTGGCACGTGATCGCCATGTTCGGCCCGAGCTTCTTCACCGGCCATCTGATCGCCCGTTTCGGGCGCGAGCGCATCGTCGCCGTCGGTCTCGCGCTGCTGGCCGGCTGCGCGGTCGTCGCGCTGATGGGCGTCGACGTGGCGAACTTCTGGATCGCCCTGATCCTGCTCGGCGTGGGCTGGAACTTCGGCTTCATCGGCGCGACCGCGATGCTCACCGACGTCTATCGTCCGGCCGAGCGCGCGACCGTCCAATCGGTGAACGACTTCCTGGTGTTCGGCTTCGTGGCGGCGGCCTCCTTTTCCTCCGGCGCGCTGCTGCACGCCTTCGGCTGGGCGACCGTCAACCTGCTGGTGTTCCCCTTCACCGCGCTGTCGATCGGCCTGCTCGTCTGGCTTGTCTGGTTCGAGCGCGAGCGCGCGCCCGTCTGA
- the nrdR gene encoding transcriptional regulator NrdR has translation MKCPYCGCDETQVKDSRPTEDNTAIRRRRICTACGGRFTTFERIQLRELTVLKRNGRRVPFDREKLARSVRIATRKRPVEPEQLERMISGIVRQLESAGENEVQASDIGNLVMEGLKVVDDVAYVRFASVYKNFREAKDFEALLDEMSGPEGPVVQVREEDPDLER, from the coding sequence ATGAAATGTCCCTATTGCGGCTGCGATGAAACGCAGGTGAAGGATTCTCGGCCCACCGAGGACAACACGGCCATCCGGCGCCGTCGGATCTGCACCGCCTGCGGCGGGCGCTTCACGACCTTCGAACGCATCCAGCTGCGCGAGCTCACGGTGCTCAAGCGCAACGGCCGGCGCGTGCCTTTCGACCGGGAAAAGCTCGCCCGCTCGGTGCGCATTGCCACGCGCAAGCGTCCGGTCGAGCCGGAACAGCTCGAGCGGATGATCAGCGGCATTGTGCGGCAGCTGGAAAGTGCTGGCGAAAACGAGGTTCAGGCGAGCGATATCGGCAACCTCGTGATGGAGGGGCTGAAGGTGGTCGACGACGTGGCCTATGTGCGCTTCGCCTCCGTCTACAAGAATTTCCGCGAGGCCAAGGACTTCGAGGCACTGCTCGACGAGATGAGCGGGCCGGAGGGGCCGGTCGTGCAGGTCCGCGAGGAAGACCCCGATCTTGAGCGGTGA
- the plsX gene encoding phosphate acyltransferase PlsX, translating to MADKIRISLDAMGGDSGPEVVVPGAALALERRPDIAFSLYGNEQRLRPLLDAHPRLRDASEVFHCEVAVAMDTKPSQALRQGRWKSSMWRAIEAVKSDTADVAVSAGNTGALMAMSKFCLRTMANIERPAIAAIWPTARGESIVLDVGATIGADAQQLIDFALLGGAMARVLFSIERPTVGLLNIGVEEVKGLEEVRTAGRLLREANLKSLDYAGFVEGDDLGKGTVDVVVTEGFAGNIALKTAEGTAKQIGGYLRAAMNRTWRARLGYLLARDAFDRLREKMDPRKVNGGVFLGLNGIVIKSHGGTDAEGFASAVELAYDMARNDLMHKIGQDFMHYHRGRFGTRDGLEGDQ from the coding sequence ATGGCAGACAAGATCAGAATTTCTCTCGATGCGATGGGCGGGGATTCCGGGCCGGAAGTGGTCGTTCCCGGGGCTGCGCTGGCTCTCGAGCGGCGGCCCGACATCGCGTTTTCCCTCTATGGCAACGAGCAGCGTCTTCGCCCGCTCCTGGACGCCCATCCGCGTCTGCGCGATGCATCCGAGGTGTTCCACTGCGAGGTGGCGGTGGCCATGGACACCAAGCCGAGCCAGGCGCTGCGCCAGGGCCGGTGGAAGTCCAGCATGTGGCGGGCCATCGAGGCGGTGAAGAGCGACACGGCCGATGTGGCGGTCTCGGCCGGAAACACCGGCGCGCTGATGGCCATGTCGAAGTTCTGCCTGCGCACCATGGCCAACATCGAACGCCCGGCGATCGCCGCGATCTGGCCGACGGCGCGCGGCGAATCCATCGTGCTGGACGTCGGCGCGACCATCGGCGCGGATGCCCAGCAACTCATCGACTTCGCGCTGCTCGGCGGGGCGATGGCGCGCGTGCTGTTTTCCATCGAACGCCCCACCGTCGGCCTGCTCAACATCGGCGTGGAGGAGGTGAAGGGCCTGGAGGAGGTGCGCACCGCCGGCCGTCTGCTGCGCGAGGCGAACCTCAAGTCGCTCGACTACGCCGGCTTCGTGGAGGGCGACGACCTGGGCAAGGGGACGGTTGACGTGGTCGTCACCGAAGGCTTCGCCGGCAACATCGCGCTCAAGACGGCGGAAGGCACGGCCAAGCAGATCGGCGGCTATCTGCGCGCGGCGATGAACCGAACCTGGCGCGCGCGCCTCGGCTACCTGCTGGCCCGCGACGCCTTCGACCGGCTGCGCGAGAAGATGGACCCGCGCAAGGTGAACGGCGGCGTCTTCCTCGGCCTGAACGGCATCGTCATCAAGAGCCATGGCGGCACCGACGCGGAAGGTTTTGCATCGGCCGTGGAACTCGCTTACGACATGGCCCGCAACGATCTGATGCACAAGATCGGGCAGGATTTCATGCATTACCACCGCGGCCGCTTCGGGACGCGGGACGGACTGGAAGGTGATCAGTGA
- a CDS encoding beta-ketoacyl-ACP synthase III, translated as MTVKRSIVLGTGSYLPERRLTNSDLADLVDTSDEWIVQRTGIRARHIAAEGEVTSDLAVHAARRALEAAKLEPADIDLIVLATATPDHTFPASAVTVQNKLGLTSGFAFDVHAVCSGFVYALTTADAYLRTGMARRALVIGAETFSRILDWNDRTTCVLFGDGAGALVLEAAEGDGTPADRGILTSHLRSDGAHKDKLYVDGGPSSTQTVGHLRMQGREVFRHAVSMITDVVEDAFAATGTDADSLDWFIPHQANRRIIDASAKKLGIDPAKVVVTLEDQGNTSAASIPLALDAAVRDGRVQRGDLIMLEAMGGGFTWGASLLRW; from the coding sequence GTGACCGTGAAGCGTTCCATCGTCCTGGGCACGGGAAGCTATCTTCCCGAGCGCAGACTGACCAACTCCGACCTGGCAGACCTGGTCGACACCTCCGACGAATGGATCGTTCAGCGGACCGGCATCCGGGCCCGGCACATTGCCGCCGAAGGCGAGGTGACCTCGGACCTCGCGGTGCATGCGGCCCGTCGCGCGCTTGAGGCCGCGAAGCTGGAGCCCGCCGACATCGACCTGATCGTGCTGGCGACCGCGACCCCGGACCACACGTTTCCCGCCTCCGCCGTGACCGTGCAGAACAAGCTGGGCCTCACCTCCGGCTTCGCCTTCGACGTTCACGCGGTGTGTTCGGGCTTCGTCTATGCGCTGACCACCGCCGATGCCTATCTGCGCACCGGCATGGCCCGGCGCGCGCTGGTGATCGGCGCGGAAACCTTCTCCCGCATTCTCGACTGGAACGACCGCACGACCTGCGTGCTGTTCGGCGATGGCGCCGGCGCGCTGGTGCTGGAAGCGGCGGAGGGAGACGGCACGCCGGCGGACCGCGGTATCCTCACCTCGCATCTGCGCTCCGACGGCGCCCACAAGGACAAGCTCTACGTGGACGGCGGGCCGTCCTCGACACAGACCGTCGGCCATCTGCGCATGCAGGGGCGCGAGGTGTTCCGCCATGCCGTGTCGATGATCACCGATGTGGTGGAGGATGCCTTCGCGGCGACCGGCACGGACGCCGACAGCCTCGACTGGTTCATCCCGCATCAGGCCAACCGGCGGATCATCGACGCCAGCGCGAAGAAGCTCGGCATCGATCCCGCGAAGGTTGTCGTGACGCTCGAGGACCAGGGCAACACCTCGGCGGCCTCCATCCCGCTGGCGCTGGATGCGGCGGTGCGCGACGGCCGGGTCCAGCGGGGCGATCTGATCATGCTGGAGGCCATGGGCGGCGGCTTCACCTGGGGCGCATCGCTGCTTCGCTGGTGA
- a CDS encoding sodium-translocating pyrophosphatase yields MLELTIVIVCGLLSVAYGIWAIQSVMASDAGNERMQEIAGAIQEGAQAYLNRQYTTIALVGVVIFAIVAWLLGLLVAIGFAIGAVLSAAAGYIGMLVSVRANVRTAQAAANSLASGLEIAFKSGAVTGLLVAGLALLGVAVYYAILTQSLGFAPQSRTVIDALVALGFGASLISIFARLGGGIFTKGADVGGDLVGKVEAGIPEDDPRNPATIADNVGDNVGDCAGMAADLFETYAVTVVATMVLASIFFTGAAALELMLLPLVIGGACVVTSIIGTFFVKLGSNNSIMGALYKGFIATAVLSAVALFAIAFFWLGFSTEYTTSGGTTFTGRHLFYCGVIGLIVTGLIIWVTEYYTGTEYRPVRSIAQASVTGHGTNVIQGLAISLEATALPAIIIIAGILATFNLAGLFGIAIAVTTMLALAGMVVALDAFGPVTDNAGGIAEMAGLPAEVRVTTDALDAVGNTTKAVTKGYAIGSAGLGALVLFAAYTEDLKYFAANAAPGSYFEGVSVDFSLSNPYVVVGLLFGGLLPYLFGGISMTAVGRAAGSVVEEVRRQFREKPGIMQGTEKPDYGRAVDMLTKAAIREMIVPSLMPVLSPIVIFFVITAIAGKSEGFAALGAMLLGVIVTGLFVAVSMTAGGGAWDNAKKSFEDGFLDKDGVRHEKGSEAHKASVTGDTVGDPYKDTAGPAVNPMIKITNIMALLLLAVLAHG; encoded by the coding sequence ATGCTCGAACTCACCATCGTCATCGTATGCGGGCTCCTGTCCGTCGCTTATGGCATCTGGGCGATCCAGTCGGTCATGGCGTCGGACGCCGGCAATGAACGCATGCAGGAAATCGCGGGCGCCATCCAGGAAGGCGCACAGGCCTACCTCAACCGACAGTACACGACGATCGCGCTGGTCGGCGTCGTCATCTTCGCCATCGTCGCCTGGCTTCTCGGGCTTCTGGTTGCCATTGGCTTCGCCATCGGCGCGGTGCTGTCCGCGGCGGCCGGCTACATCGGCATGCTGGTCTCGGTGCGTGCCAACGTGCGCACGGCGCAGGCGGCGGCCAACTCGCTCGCCTCGGGACTGGAAATCGCTTTCAAGTCGGGTGCCGTGACAGGCCTTCTGGTGGCGGGTCTCGCTCTGCTCGGCGTGGCCGTCTACTACGCGATCCTGACGCAGAGCCTCGGCTTCGCGCCGCAAAGCCGCACGGTGATCGACGCGCTGGTGGCGCTCGGCTTCGGTGCCTCGCTGATCTCGATCTTCGCCCGTCTGGGCGGCGGCATTTTCACCAAGGGCGCGGACGTCGGCGGCGATCTCGTCGGCAAGGTCGAGGCGGGCATTCCCGAGGACGACCCCCGCAACCCCGCGACCATCGCCGACAACGTGGGCGACAACGTCGGCGACTGCGCCGGCATGGCGGCGGACCTGTTCGAGACCTATGCGGTGACGGTCGTGGCGACCATGGTGCTCGCCTCGATCTTCTTCACGGGCGCCGCGGCGCTCGAACTGATGCTGCTGCCGCTGGTGATCGGCGGGGCCTGCGTGGTCACCTCGATCATCGGCACCTTCTTCGTGAAGCTCGGCTCCAACAACTCGATCATGGGCGCCCTCTACAAGGGCTTCATCGCGACCGCCGTACTCTCGGCCGTGGCGCTGTTCGCCATCGCCTTCTTCTGGCTCGGCTTCTCTACCGAGTACACAACCAGCGGCGGCACCACCTTCACCGGCCGGCATCTCTTCTATTGCGGCGTGATCGGGCTCATCGTCACCGGTCTCATCATCTGGGTCACGGAATATTACACCGGCACCGAATACCGCCCGGTGCGCTCCATCGCCCAGGCCTCGGTGACCGGCCATGGCACCAATGTCATCCAGGGGCTGGCGATCTCGCTGGAGGCCACCGCGCTTCCCGCGATCATCATCATCGCCGGCATCCTGGCGACCTTCAATCTGGCCGGCCTGTTCGGCATCGCCATCGCGGTGACGACGATGCTGGCGCTCGCGGGCATGGTCGTCGCGCTCGACGCCTTCGGCCCGGTGACCGACAACGCCGGCGGCATCGCCGAAATGGCGGGTCTTCCGGCCGAGGTGCGGGTGACGACCGACGCGCTCGATGCCGTCGGCAACACCACCAAGGCGGTCACCAAGGGCTATGCCATCGGCTCCGCCGGGCTGGGCGCGCTGGTGCTCTTCGCCGCCTACACGGAGGATCTCAAGTATTTCGCGGCCAATGCGGCGCCGGGATCCTATTTCGAGGGCGTGAGCGTCGACTTCTCGCTGTCCAATCCGTATGTCGTCGTCGGGCTGCTGTTCGGCGGGTTGCTGCCCTATCTCTTCGGCGGCATCTCGATGACGGCGGTCGGACGCGCGGCCGGGTCTGTCGTGGAGGAGGTGCGCCGGCAGTTCCGCGAGAAGCCCGGCATCATGCAGGGCACGGAGAAACCGGACTATGGCCGTGCCGTCGACATGCTGACGAAGGCGGCGATCCGCGAGATGATCGTGCCGTCGCTGATGCCGGTCTTGTCGCCGATCGTGATCTTCTTCGTGATCACGGCAATCGCCGGCAAGTCGGAGGGCTTCGCGGCACTCGGCGCGATGCTGCTCGGGGTGATCGTCACGGGGCTGTTCGTCGCCGTGTCGATGACGGCCGGCGGCGGCGCCTGGGACAACGCCAAGAAGTCTTTCGAGGACGGGTTCCTCGACAAGGACGGCGTGCGCCACGAAAAGGGCTCGGAAGCGCACAAGGCCTCCGTCACCGGCGACACGGTCGGCGATCCTTACAAGGACACGGCCGGCCCGGCGGTGAACCCGATGATCAAGATCACCAACATCATGGCGCTGCTGCTGCTCGCGGTGCTTGCCCACGGGTGA
- a CDS encoding ubiquinol-cytochrome C chaperone family protein, with product MVFDLFKRRTRPEVIAAYTQIVAQARQPGFYAELKVPDTVDGRFEMIMLHMILVIDRLRGAPDPASDFSQELFDLFFQDMDSSLREMGVGDLSVPKKVKKMAEAFYGRAASYSEGLRAEDEAELGAAVDRNVFAETSEPVLAGRIAAYIRLADARLRAQTPEDLMTGAIDWPDPVSSTE from the coding sequence ATGGTATTCGATCTGTTCAAGCGGCGCACGCGCCCCGAAGTGATTGCTGCGTACACGCAGATCGTGGCGCAGGCGCGGCAGCCGGGCTTCTATGCCGAGCTGAAAGTGCCCGACACGGTCGACGGCCGGTTCGAGATGATCATGCTGCACATGATCCTCGTGATCGACCGGCTGCGCGGCGCGCCCGATCCGGCTTCGGACTTCTCGCAGGAGCTGTTCGACCTGTTCTTCCAGGACATGGATTCCTCGCTGCGCGAGATGGGTGTGGGCGATCTGTCGGTGCCGAAGAAGGTCAAGAAGATGGCCGAGGCCTTCTACGGTCGCGCCGCTTCCTATTCCGAGGGCCTGCGCGCCGAAGACGAGGCCGAGCTCGGCGCGGCCGTCGACCGCAACGTCTTCGCCGAAACGTCCGAGCCCGTGCTGGCGGGACGAATCGCCGCCTATATCCGCCTGGCCGACGCGCGGCTGCGCGCCCAAACCCCCGAAGACCTCATGACCGGCGCGATCGACTGGCCCGATCCCGTGTCCTCGACCGAATGA
- the ribD gene encoding bifunctional diaminohydroxyphosphoribosylaminopyrimidine deaminase/5-amino-6-(5-phosphoribosylamino)uracil reductase RibD produces the protein MDARYMAATLALARRALGRVWPNPAVGALIVQPGAHGPVVVGRGVTQPPGGPHAEVVALRQAGARAQGATCYVTLEPCSHQGRTGPCAVALAEAGIARVVIGLLDPNPRVAGRGVEILRARGVEVVTGVAGADCARHHAGHVYRLREGRPHVVLKLAVSRDGYIGREGAGQIPITGEDVFRRVHLLRAECDGILVGVGTAIADDPILNCRLPGMANRSPVRVVMDTNARLPLASRLVTTAREVPVWVVVSSAADADRIADLTAAGCTVIRLATPKDGRLDPRAALRALGQRGLTRLMVEGGAGIARAMVDADLADTVIVSRGDMEVGAGGIRPLVDRGVEVFEDPARFVRTGSWQVGRDAMTSYRRKEA, from the coding sequence ATGGACGCGCGCTACATGGCGGCGACGCTCGCGCTGGCGCGCCGGGCGCTCGGTCGCGTGTGGCCCAATCCGGCGGTTGGTGCGCTGATCGTGCAGCCCGGGGCGCACGGGCCGGTGGTGGTCGGGCGCGGCGTCACCCAGCCGCCGGGCGGTCCGCATGCCGAGGTCGTCGCCCTGCGCCAGGCCGGTGCGCGGGCGCAAGGCGCCACCTGCTACGTCACGCTGGAGCCTTGCTCGCACCAGGGGCGCACGGGCCCCTGCGCGGTCGCGCTGGCCGAAGCCGGCATCGCCCGCGTCGTGATTGGTCTGCTCGATCCCAATCCCCGCGTGGCGGGACGCGGCGTCGAGATCCTGCGCGCCCGTGGCGTGGAGGTGGTGACCGGCGTGGCCGGAGCCGACTGCGCGCGCCATCATGCCGGCCATGTCTATCGCCTGCGCGAGGGGCGTCCCCATGTGGTGCTCAAGCTTGCCGTGTCGCGCGACGGTTACATCGGCCGGGAAGGGGCCGGCCAGATCCCCATCACCGGAGAGGATGTGTTCCGCCGCGTGCACCTGCTGCGCGCCGAGTGCGACGGCATTCTCGTCGGCGTCGGCACGGCGATCGCCGACGATCCGATCCTCAACTGCCGCCTGCCGGGCATGGCGAACCGCTCGCCCGTGCGGGTCGTGATGGACACCAACGCGCGGTTGCCACTCGCCTCGCGGCTCGTCACGACGGCGCGCGAGGTGCCCGTGTGGGTGGTCGTGTCCTCCGCCGCGGATGCGGACAGGATCGCCGATCTCACCGCGGCGGGCTGCACGGTGATCCGGCTTGCCACCCCGAAGGACGGGCGCCTCGATCCGCGCGCCGCCTTGCGGGCGCTCGGCCAGCGCGGCCTGACGCGGCTGATGGTGGAAGGCGGTGCGGGGATCGCGCGCGCCATGGTCGACGCGGATCTCGCGGATACAGTCATCGTGTCGCGCGGCGACATGGAGGTCGGCGCCGGAGGTATCCGGCCGCTGGTCGATCGCGGCGTCGAGGTGTTTGAAGATCCCGCGCGGTTTGTCCGCACCGGCTCGTGGCAGGTCGGCCGCGACGCCATGACGAGTTACCGGCGCAAGGAGGCGTGA
- a CDS encoding riboflavin synthase has protein sequence MFTGIITDVGRILEVAEIPAGLRTRIATAYDPDGIEIGASIACDGVCHTVTARGRDASGAWFEIESAAETLKLTTVGGWKAGARVNLERSLKIGDELGGHIVQGHVDGTAEIVERADHPDSVYFRFKVPADCAPFIARKGGVALDGTSLTVNEVAGDTFSVFLIPHTLTATTWADRRVGDRVNLEVDMMARYAARLAEYR, from the coding sequence ATGTTCACCGGCATCATCACCGATGTGGGGCGGATCCTTGAGGTCGCGGAGATCCCGGCCGGATTGCGTACGCGCATCGCAACCGCCTACGATCCCGACGGCATCGAAATCGGCGCGTCGATCGCCTGCGACGGCGTGTGCCACACGGTGACCGCCCGGGGCCGCGACGCGTCCGGCGCGTGGTTCGAGATCGAGTCGGCGGCCGAAACGCTGAAGCTCACCACCGTCGGCGGCTGGAAGGCCGGGGCGAGGGTCAACCTTGAGCGCTCCCTGAAGATCGGCGACGAACTGGGCGGGCACATCGTGCAGGGTCACGTCGACGGCACAGCGGAGATCGTGGAGCGCGCCGACCACCCGGACTCGGTCTATTTCCGCTTCAAGGTGCCGGCCGATTGCGCGCCCTTCATCGCCAGGAAGGGCGGTGTCGCGCTGGACGGCACGTCGCTCACGGTGAACGAGGTGGCGGGCGACACGTTTTCCGTCTTCCTCATTCCGCACACGCTGACGGCGACGACATGGGCCGACCGCCGGGTCGGCGACCGCGTCAATCTCGAAGTCGACATGATGGCGCGCTACGCGGCCCGTCTGGCGGAGTATCGTTGA
- the ribH gene encoding 6,7-dimethyl-8-ribityllumazine synthase has protein sequence MAAPKILIIDARFYDDIADALLSGAMKVLDDNRADVTRVSVPGVLEIPGALAMALAAMESGTDDYDGVVVLGCVIRGETSHYDIVANESARAIMELVIDAALPLGNGILTVENRDQAWARADTAQKNKGGAAAQAALDMIAVRDKFGI, from the coding sequence ATGGCAGCTCCGAAGATCCTGATCATCGACGCGCGTTTCTACGACGACATTGCCGATGCCCTCCTGTCCGGCGCGATGAAGGTGCTCGACGACAATCGCGCCGACGTCACGCGCGTGTCGGTTCCCGGCGTGCTGGAGATTCCGGGTGCGCTGGCGATGGCGCTCGCGGCCATGGAAAGCGGTACGGACGACTACGACGGCGTGGTCGTGCTCGGCTGCGTCATTCGCGGCGAGACCTCGCATTACGACATCGTCGCCAACGAGTCGGCGCGTGCGATCATGGAACTGGTGATCGATGCCGCCCTGCCGCTCGGCAACGGTATCCTCACGGTGGAGAATCGCGACCAGGCCTGGGCGCGGGCCGACACCGCGCAGAAGAACAAGGGCGGCGCGGCCGCGCAGGCCGCGCTCGACATGATTGCCGTGCGCGACAAATTCGGGATCTGA
- a CDS encoding outer membrane protein assembly factor BamE: MTNWFRGALLVGVLALPLGGCFTTTLNHGHVIPTERVRDIQVGSSREQVELLLGSPSTTSRLSGDAYYYISQTKETTAFFAPEIVEQRVVAIYFDEDGFVRDTGYYSLEDGKVIDILTRKTRTGGSDYGFLTQILRGAQNPSLGL, translated from the coding sequence ATGACGAACTGGTTTCGCGGTGCACTCTTGGTCGGCGTCCTGGCGCTGCCGCTCGGCGGTTGCTTCACGACCACGCTCAATCACGGGCATGTCATTCCCACCGAACGGGTGCGCGACATCCAGGTCGGGTCGTCGCGCGAGCAGGTGGAGCTGCTGCTCGGCTCGCCCTCGACCACCTCGCGGCTGAGCGGCGACGCCTATTATTACATCTCCCAGACCAAGGAGACGACGGCCTTCTTCGCGCCCGAGATCGTCGAGCAGCGGGTCGTTGCGATCTATTTCGACGAGGACGGCTTCGTCCGCGACACCGGCTACTACAGCCTGGAAGACGGCAAGGTCATCGATATCCTGACCCGCAAGACGCGCACCGGCGGCTCGGACTACGGCTTCCTGACGCAGATTCTGCGCGGCGCGCAGAACCCGAGCCTCGGTCTCTAG
- a CDS encoding DUF177 domain-containing protein — MTPASFPVAHPFDVSRLGNRTERVTLRPDADAIARMIAAYDLADLRDLACTFEIRPYRKDGVAVQGHLTATAIQPCVVTLEPVAQTIDERFERRFDPGAESTAEDAEIEVDALGDDPADPLEGRDIDLGAILCEQFALALDPFPRAPGAEVPPEHRADPEADADAEAGARTGDRSPFAVLAELRKREDGA; from the coding sequence ATGACGCCTGCTTCCTTTCCCGTGGCGCACCCGTTCGACGTTTCGCGTCTCGGCAACCGGACCGAACGCGTGACGCTGCGCCCCGACGCCGATGCGATCGCGCGGATGATCGCCGCCTATGATCTCGCCGATCTGCGCGATCTCGCCTGCACCTTCGAGATCCGGCCCTATCGCAAGGACGGGGTGGCGGTGCAGGGGCATCTGACCGCCACGGCGATCCAGCCCTGCGTGGTGACGCTGGAGCCGGTCGCCCAGACCATCGACGAACGCTTCGAGCGCCGCTTCGATCCCGGGGCAGAGTCCACGGCCGAGGACGCGGAGATCGAGGTGGACGCCCTCGGCGACGACCCGGCGGACCCGCTGGAGGGACGCGACATCGATCTCGGCGCGATCCTGTGCGAACAGTTCGCGCTGGCGCTGGATCCGTTCCCGCGCGCGCCCGGAGCCGAGGTGCCGCCCGAGCACCGGGCCGATCCGGAGGCGGACGCCGACGCCGAGGCCGGCGCGCGGACGGGGGACCGCTCGCCCTTCGCCGTGCTGGCCGAACTGCGCAAGCGCGAGGACGGTGCGTGA
- a CDS encoding integration host factor subunit alpha has protein sequence MGGKTITRADLCEAVYQKVGLSRSESSELVEKVLSEISDCLVEGESVKLSSFGSFVVRSKGQRIGRNPKTGEEVPILPRRVMVFKPSNVLKKKINDNLIGNGGGDD, from the coding sequence ATGGGCGGCAAGACGATAACACGGGCTGACTTGTGCGAAGCTGTATACCAGAAGGTCGGGCTTTCACGGTCTGAATCGTCTGAGCTGGTCGAGAAGGTGCTCTCCGAAATCTCCGATTGCCTCGTCGAAGGCGAGTCGGTGAAGCTGTCCTCCTTCGGGTCCTTCGTGGTCCGATCGAAGGGGCAGCGCATCGGCCGAAACCCGAAGACCGGCGAGGAAGTGCCGATCCTGCCGCGCCGCGTGATGGTGTTCAAACCGTCCAACGTGCTGAAAAAGAAGATCAACGACAATCTCATTGGAAACGGCGGCGGCGACGATTGA